The following are encoded together in the Actinoplanes sp. N902-109 genome:
- a CDS encoding TIGR03842 family LLM class F420-dependent oxidoreductase, producing MDIGVVLQCDPPSSEVVELAKQAEGLGFSHVWTFDSHVLWQEPFVLYSRILDATSRVVVGPMVTNPGTRDWTVIASQFATLNEMYGNRTICGIGRGDSALRYIGREPNTLAELRECIETVRALANGGSVRDLRFGWAPDSTLDIWVAAYGPRALALTGEIADGYILQLADPDIAAWMIDAVRTAASNAGRDPMAVKFCVAAPAYVGDDLAHQRDQTRWFGGMVGNHVADIVARYGSDGTVPQVLTDYIKGREGYDYAEHGRAGNSHTTFVPDEVVDRFCILGPVEQHLARLAELKKLGVDQFALYLQHDDKAGTLRAYGQSVVPAVS from the coding sequence ATGGACATCGGCGTCGTCCTGCAGTGCGACCCGCCGTCGAGCGAGGTCGTCGAGCTGGCCAAGCAGGCCGAGGGGCTGGGCTTCAGCCACGTGTGGACGTTCGACTCGCACGTGCTCTGGCAGGAACCGTTCGTGCTCTACAGCAGGATCCTCGACGCGACGTCGCGGGTCGTCGTCGGTCCCATGGTCACCAACCCCGGCACCCGCGACTGGACGGTCATCGCGTCGCAGTTCGCCACCCTCAACGAGATGTACGGCAACCGCACCATCTGTGGCATCGGCCGCGGCGACTCGGCACTGCGCTACATCGGCCGCGAACCCAACACCCTGGCCGAACTGCGCGAGTGCATCGAGACCGTACGCGCGCTCGCCAACGGCGGCTCGGTGCGTGACCTGCGGTTCGGGTGGGCACCGGACAGCACGCTCGACATCTGGGTCGCGGCGTACGGGCCCAGGGCCCTCGCGCTGACCGGCGAGATCGCCGACGGTTACATCCTGCAGCTCGCCGACCCGGACATCGCCGCGTGGATGATCGACGCGGTCCGCACGGCCGCCTCGAACGCCGGCCGCGACCCGATGGCCGTCAAGTTCTGCGTGGCCGCCCCCGCGTACGTCGGCGACGACCTGGCCCACCAGCGGGACCAGACACGCTGGTTCGGCGGGATGGTCGGCAACCACGTCGCGGACATCGTCGCGCGGTACGGCTCGGACGGCACGGTGCCGCAGGTGCTCACCGATTACATCAAGGGGCGGGAAGGCTACGACTACGCCGAGCACGGGCGGGCGGGCAACTCGCACACGACGTTCGTACCCGACGAGGTCGTGGACCGCTTCTGCATCCTCGGGCCGGTCGAGCAGCATCTCGCGCGCCTGGCCGAGCTGAAGAAGCTCGGGGTCGACCAGTTCGCCCTGTATCTGCAGCACGACGACAAAGCCGGGACGCTGCGGGCGTACGGTCAATCGGTTGTCCCGGCGGTCTCATGA
- a CDS encoding ABC transporter permease — translation MSVALGLIVLALLWEGYKAVGNPDGTVLFGTRVLPRADDLSMPHVWDMLRRLGRPELTGGRPVWQVVARAALVTLGITAAGFVAGTLVGLVLAVAMQRFRVVERGLLPYVILSQTVPLVALAPLVAGWSGNLSFGPWPWQDWMTVSVIAAYLSFFPVAVGMLRGLQSPPAAGVDLMRSYAAGWWRTLRTLRLPAALPYLFPALRLAGAAAVVGAVVGEISTGTRGGIGRLVIEYSREATSDPAKVYTAMLGAALLGLVVAGLVSLLELPLLRHRRRVPVVTM, via the coding sequence GTGAGTGTCGCGCTGGGGTTGATCGTTCTCGCGCTGCTGTGGGAGGGCTACAAGGCGGTCGGGAACCCGGACGGCACGGTGCTGTTCGGTACGCGCGTGCTGCCGCGCGCCGACGACCTGTCCATGCCGCACGTGTGGGACATGCTGCGCCGGCTGGGCCGTCCCGAGCTCACCGGCGGGCGCCCGGTGTGGCAGGTGGTGGCACGGGCGGCGCTGGTCACGCTGGGCATCACCGCCGCCGGCTTCGTCGCGGGCACGCTGGTCGGGCTGGTCCTGGCCGTCGCCATGCAACGCTTCCGGGTGGTCGAGCGGGGGCTGCTCCCGTACGTCATCCTGTCCCAGACGGTGCCGCTGGTGGCCCTGGCACCGCTGGTCGCAGGGTGGAGCGGCAACCTGTCGTTCGGCCCGTGGCCGTGGCAGGACTGGATGACCGTGTCGGTGATCGCGGCGTACCTGAGCTTCTTCCCGGTCGCCGTGGGCATGCTGCGCGGCCTGCAGTCGCCGCCGGCCGCCGGGGTGGACCTGATGCGCAGCTACGCCGCCGGGTGGTGGCGCACGCTGCGCACCCTGCGGTTGCCGGCCGCGCTGCCGTACCTCTTCCCGGCGCTGCGGCTGGCCGGTGCGGCGGCGGTCGTGGGCGCGGTGGTGGGCGAGATCTCCACCGGCACCCGGGGCGGCATCGGCCGGCTGGTCATCGAGTACTCCCGGGAGGCCACCTCGGACCCGGCGAAGGTGTACACCGCCATGCTCGGCGCGGCCCTGCTCGGGCTGGTCGTGGCGGGCCTGGTCAGCCTGCTGGAGCTGCCGTTGCTGCGGCACCGGCGCCGAGTACCGGTGGTGACGATGTGA
- a CDS encoding ABC transporter ATP-binding protein yields the protein MTAVSLSGLTMTYNRGRPDQVTALSDVDLTVGTGEFVSLIGPSGCGKSTLLRLIADLITPSAGTVTVSGKPARQARLDQDYGIAFQQAGLFEWRTVRRNVELPLELRGLSRAARRSRALEMLALVGLADFADHYPAQLSGGMQQRVAIARALAVHPPLLLMDEPFGALDEMTRERLQTELLRICTTTSTSTVFVTHSIAEAVFLSDRVVVMSPRPGRITATIDIDLPPARDESVRQSPDFFAAVTLVRKSLRETA from the coding sequence GTGACCGCGGTGTCCCTGTCCGGCCTGACCATGACGTACAACCGCGGGCGGCCCGACCAGGTGACCGCGCTGTCCGACGTGGACCTGACCGTCGGCACGGGCGAGTTCGTGTCGCTGATCGGCCCGTCCGGCTGCGGCAAGAGCACGCTGCTGCGGCTGATCGCCGATCTCATCACCCCGTCGGCGGGCACGGTGACGGTGTCCGGCAAACCGGCCCGCCAGGCGCGGCTGGACCAGGACTACGGCATCGCGTTCCAGCAGGCCGGCCTGTTCGAGTGGCGGACCGTGCGGCGCAACGTCGAGCTGCCCCTGGAACTGCGCGGGCTGTCCCGGGCGGCCCGCCGGTCCCGGGCGCTGGAGATGCTCGCGCTGGTCGGGCTGGCCGACTTCGCCGACCACTACCCGGCCCAGCTGTCCGGCGGCATGCAGCAGCGCGTCGCCATCGCCCGCGCCCTGGCCGTGCACCCGCCGCTGCTGCTCATGGACGAGCCGTTCGGCGCGCTGGACGAGATGACCCGGGAGCGGCTGCAGACCGAACTGCTGCGCATCTGTACGACAACCAGCACGAGCACCGTGTTCGTCACGCACTCCATCGCCGAGGCGGTGTTCCTGTCGGACCGGGTGGTGGTGATGTCGCCACGCCCGGGCCGGATCACCGCGACCATCGACATCGACCTGCCGCCGGCCCGCGACGAGTCGGTGCGGCAGTCCCCGGATTTCTTCGCCGCCGTGACACTGGTCCGCAAGTCCCTGCGGGAGACCGCGTGA
- a CDS encoding ABC transporter permease, with the protein MRRVLPPLVVGVLMLAGWELVVRLGRVAPFVLPAPSAIGHELVLQRANVCSAALASGLNALIGLLWGAAAAVLAAMVASRFRVLADLSLPLAAVLNALPIIALAPILNNMFESTSSVPRRLVAGIIVFFPVFINTLRGLREVDPTHRALLTSYAARGWTFTRLVELPGALPFVFTGLRQASSLAVIAAVVAEYFGGLQNGLGSRITSAASFTAYPRAWAFVTGACLLGLAFYLATLLLERLAMPYRRRLIA; encoded by the coding sequence GTGAGACGGGTGCTGCCGCCGCTCGTGGTCGGCGTGCTGATGCTCGCGGGCTGGGAGCTGGTGGTGCGGCTGGGCCGGGTCGCGCCGTTCGTCCTGCCCGCGCCCTCGGCCATCGGGCACGAGCTCGTGCTGCAACGCGCCAACGTGTGCAGCGCCGCGCTGGCCAGCGGGCTCAACGCGCTGATCGGCCTGCTGTGGGGTGCCGCCGCCGCCGTCCTGGCCGCCATGGTGGCCAGCCGGTTCCGGGTGCTGGCCGACCTGTCGCTGCCGCTGGCGGCGGTGCTGAACGCGCTGCCGATCATCGCGCTGGCCCCGATCCTCAACAACATGTTCGAGTCCACGTCCAGCGTGCCGCGGCGGCTGGTGGCCGGGATCATCGTGTTCTTCCCGGTCTTCATCAACACGCTGCGCGGGCTGCGCGAGGTCGACCCGACCCACCGTGCGCTGCTGACCAGCTACGCGGCCCGGGGCTGGACGTTCACCCGGCTCGTCGAGCTGCCCGGCGCGCTGCCGTTCGTCTTCACCGGGCTGCGCCAGGCGTCGTCGCTGGCCGTCATCGCCGCGGTCGTCGCCGAGTACTTCGGCGGACTGCAGAACGGCCTGGGCTCCCGGATCACCTCCGCCGCCTCGTTCACCGCCTACCCCCGGGCCTGGGCCTTCGTGACCGGCGCCTGCCTGCTCGGGCTGGCCTTCTATCTGGCCACCCTCCTGCTGGAGCGGCTGGCCATGCCCTACCGCCGTCGTCTGATCGCCTAG
- a CDS encoding ABC transporter substrate-binding protein produces the protein MRRPLLASFAVLVLVLGLAACGTADTPAGPAAPGGLSPVKLQLQWFFQAQFAGYIAAVDKGFYREQGLDVQLLEGGVDIVPQTVLAQGKADYAVAWVPKALASREQGAGITDVGQIFARSGTYQVAWKDSGITGPAGFKGRKIGNWGFGNEFELFAGMTGAGLDPGKDVTLVQQQFDMQALLKKEIDAAQAMSYNEYAQLLEATNPATGKLYTADDFTVIDWKNNGSAMLQDAVWANTGKLGDAAYQQQTVKFLTATVQGWAYCRDHPQECRDLVVARGSKLGKSHQLWQMNEVNKLIWPAPDGIGLVQEKDWKQTVDICLTARNQTGDTVLTKQPDGTAYTNDYLQQALTRAKAAGVDVTGTAFQPQTVTLTAGGA, from the coding sequence GTGCGCCGACCTCTGCTCGCATCGTTCGCTGTGCTGGTCCTGGTCCTGGGCCTGGCAGCCTGCGGCACCGCCGACACTCCGGCCGGCCCGGCCGCCCCGGGTGGCCTGTCCCCCGTCAAGCTGCAACTCCAGTGGTTCTTCCAGGCCCAGTTCGCCGGGTACATCGCCGCGGTGGACAAGGGCTTCTACCGGGAACAGGGCCTCGACGTCCAGCTGCTCGAGGGCGGCGTCGACATCGTCCCGCAGACCGTGCTGGCCCAGGGCAAGGCGGACTACGCGGTCGCCTGGGTGCCCAAGGCGCTGGCCTCGCGCGAGCAGGGCGCGGGCATCACCGACGTGGGCCAGATCTTCGCCCGCTCCGGCACCTACCAGGTCGCGTGGAAGGACAGCGGCATCACCGGCCCGGCCGGCTTCAAGGGCAGGAAGATCGGCAACTGGGGCTTCGGCAACGAGTTCGAGCTGTTCGCCGGCATGACCGGCGCCGGGCTCGACCCGGGCAAGGACGTCACCCTGGTGCAGCAGCAGTTCGACATGCAGGCGCTGCTCAAGAAGGAGATCGACGCGGCCCAGGCGATGAGCTACAACGAGTACGCCCAGCTGCTGGAGGCCACGAACCCGGCCACCGGCAAGCTGTACACCGCCGACGATTTCACGGTCATCGACTGGAAGAACAACGGCTCGGCCATGCTGCAGGACGCCGTGTGGGCCAACACCGGCAAGCTCGGGGACGCGGCCTACCAGCAGCAGACCGTCAAGTTCCTGACCGCGACCGTCCAGGGCTGGGCCTACTGCCGCGACCACCCGCAGGAGTGCCGCGACCTCGTGGTGGCCCGCGGTTCCAAGCTCGGCAAGTCGCACCAGCTCTGGCAGATGAACGAGGTCAACAAGCTCATCTGGCCCGCGCCGGACGGCATCGGCCTGGTCCAGGAGAAGGACTGGAAGCAGACAGTGGACATCTGCCTGACCGCCAGGAACCAGACCGGCGACACGGTCCTGACCAAGCAGCCCGACGGTACGGCCTACACCAACGACTACCTGCAGCAGGCCCTGACCCGGGCGAAGGCCGCGGGCGTCGACGTCACCGGCACCGCCTTCCAGCCACAGACGGTGACCCTGACCGCCGGCGGCGCCTGA
- a CDS encoding protein kinase, whose amino-acid sequence MDTAARVRPLTRSDPERLGAYRLVGRLGSGGMGIVYLAWDPAGGPVAIKLVHAALTHEPEFAARFRSEVNRARQVPPFCTAEVLDVDLDHQPPYVVFEYVDGPDLAEVVGTRGPLRAAALQSLAVGVATALRGIHGAGVVHRDLKPENVLLAPGSPKVIDFGIAHAFEPTSRHTRADDLVGTVAYMAPERFTDESGTAGVTAAADVFAWGCVVTYAGLGRTPFRGDSPAATAGRILTQPPQLDGLPQPLRAVVARSLAKDPADRPTARELVDLLLDDRPTGLSAAPPAVPAGNAPPHEVAPVLGAGKAARRRLFVAAVAVALLGGATGTAIAMSRGDDPAATTAPATGPSGSSPGPAGGPASGTSPSATAAPRQSARPPAANRPSTRPPGSAPAPGPTGARPAGSAPAGAASANPGGRNLALGRLASASSSESDTWLPKFAVDGDARSRWSSGFSDPQWLVVDLGARWRLTEITLSWENAHAVAYRVQLSTDRKTWTSVYRTSAGQGGTLTIEAHQAVARYVRVYCTERSNQYGYSLYEVEVR is encoded by the coding sequence GTGGACACCGCCGCCCGGGTACGCCCGCTGACCCGGTCCGACCCCGAGCGGCTCGGCGCCTACCGGCTCGTCGGGCGGCTCGGCTCGGGCGGCATGGGCATCGTCTACCTGGCGTGGGACCCGGCGGGTGGGCCGGTGGCGATCAAGCTGGTGCACGCCGCGCTCACCCACGAGCCGGAGTTCGCCGCCCGGTTCCGCAGCGAGGTCAACCGCGCCCGGCAGGTCCCGCCCTTCTGTACGGCCGAGGTGCTCGACGTCGACCTCGACCACCAGCCGCCGTACGTGGTCTTCGAGTATGTCGACGGCCCGGACCTGGCCGAGGTCGTCGGGACGCGGGGGCCGTTGCGGGCCGCCGCCCTGCAGTCGCTCGCCGTCGGGGTGGCCACGGCGCTGCGCGGCATCCACGGCGCCGGCGTGGTGCACCGCGACCTGAAGCCGGAGAACGTGCTGCTCGCCCCGGGCAGCCCCAAGGTCATCGACTTCGGCATCGCGCACGCCTTCGAGCCCACCAGCCGGCACACCCGCGCCGACGACCTGGTGGGCACGGTCGCCTACATGGCCCCGGAACGCTTCACCGACGAGTCCGGCACCGCCGGCGTGACGGCAGCCGCGGACGTGTTCGCCTGGGGCTGCGTGGTGACCTACGCCGGCCTGGGCCGCACCCCGTTCCGCGGTGACTCCCCCGCCGCGACCGCGGGCCGCATCCTGACCCAGCCGCCGCAGCTCGACGGTCTGCCGCAACCGCTGCGCGCCGTGGTGGCCCGCAGCCTGGCCAAGGACCCGGCCGACCGGCCGACCGCCCGCGAGCTGGTCGACCTGCTCCTCGACGACCGCCCCACCGGCCTGTCCGCCGCGCCACCCGCGGTGCCGGCCGGCAACGCCCCACCCCACGAGGTCGCGCCCGTTCTCGGGGCGGGGAAAGCAGCGCGGCGGCGGCTCTTCGTCGCAGCGGTGGCGGTGGCGTTGCTCGGCGGCGCCACCGGCACAGCCATTGCCATGTCCCGCGGCGACGACCCGGCCGCCACCACCGCCCCGGCCACCGGGCCGTCCGGCAGCTCCCCCGGACCGGCCGGCGGCCCGGCGAGCGGCACAAGCCCGTCAGCCACCGCGGCACCCCGGCAGTCAGCGCGCCCACCAGCGGCGAACCGCCCGTCCACCCGTCCGCCGGGCAGCGCCCCGGCGCCGGGGCCCACCGGTGCCCGGCCGGCCGGCAGCGCGCCTGCCGGTGCCGCGTCCGCCAACCCGGGCGGGCGCAACCTGGCGCTCGGCAGGCTGGCGTCGGCATCCAGCTCGGAGTCCGACACCTGGCTGCCGAAGTTCGCGGTCGACGGCGACGCCCGGAGCCGCTGGAGCAGCGGCTTCAGCGACCCGCAGTGGCTGGTCGTCGATCTGGGCGCCCGCTGGCGGCTCACCGAGATCACACTGAGCTGGGAGAACGCCCACGCCGTGGCCTACCGGGTGCAGCTGTCCACCGACCGCAAGACCTGGACGTCGGTCTACCGCACGTCCGCGGGCCAGGGCGGCACCCTGACGATCGAGGCGCACCAGGCCGTCGCCCGCTACGTCCGGGTCTACTGCACCGAGCGCAGCAACCAGTACGGCTACTCGCTGTACGAGGTCGAGGTCCGCTGA
- a CDS encoding DUF4760 domain-containing protein, with translation MTASTLLSLSSLVVSVLALVVSGGVAVRQLVRMRHSNMLPVALDLFREFRTEQFRADMRYLVERLWTDWPPGGTGVLDLPDEPRARVVRVASYFNNVGVLVANGVVDERMVRGFMGQSVLRAWDRVAPFLRVERTRRSDPAYNAYFEHLAARSIAVPPVPGLEQVPEGWSYDVTPYVRPSQQP, from the coding sequence ATGACCGCGAGCACGCTGCTGAGCCTGTCCTCATTGGTGGTGTCCGTCCTGGCCCTCGTCGTGTCCGGCGGGGTCGCCGTCCGGCAGCTGGTCCGCATGCGGCACAGCAACATGCTGCCGGTGGCGCTGGACCTGTTCCGCGAGTTCCGCACCGAGCAGTTCCGCGCGGACATGCGCTACCTCGTCGAGCGGTTGTGGACCGACTGGCCACCCGGCGGGACCGGGGTGCTCGACCTGCCCGACGAGCCGCGCGCCCGGGTGGTCCGGGTGGCGAGCTACTTCAACAATGTCGGCGTGCTCGTGGCCAACGGGGTGGTCGACGAGCGGATGGTCCGCGGGTTCATGGGTCAGTCGGTGCTGCGGGCCTGGGACCGGGTAGCGCCGTTCCTGCGGGTCGAGCGCACCCGCCGGAGCGACCCGGCGTACAACGCCTACTTCGAGCATCTGGCCGCCCGCAGCATCGCCGTGCCACCGGTGCCGGGCCTGGAGCAGGTGCCGGAAGGCTGGTCGTACGACGTCACACCGTACGTACGCCCGTCGCAGCAGCCGTGA
- a CDS encoding ROK family transcriptional regulator: MRRQNLGAVLRYVHVHGPTSRAELTTSLGLNRSTIGALATDLTASGLVTEEAPTVTRRAGRPSLVVSPRSAAVYALALSIEADLVRAARVGLGGRILDVRDAPRPRGSTLLGVVPLLAGLARELTPEGDTLCAGGAVAVADTTRADDGTLDVGVADEGLTAALEAALVVPFELGDLADLAALAEHTRGVAAGIDDVVYLHGDVGVSAGIVTGGRLIVGHRGHSGKVGHMVVNPSGRRCGCGSRGCWETEIGTDQLLRLAATPAGDRPGAERPGFEGLPGFEGRLGNERLGNERLAPMAACRQVIAAAEGGDARARAALDRVGDWLGFGVANLVNVFNPDIVVFGGTLSTLVTAGWAAIHRRLDSMALPASREHLQVRASALGADAALIGAAELAFEPLLTDPLSAAAARVVNAPIRPVGEQPPGTGHQPPGAGQQPPGTAEQPPGSAEQRPGTAG, translated from the coding sequence ATCCGCCGGCAGAACCTCGGGGCGGTGCTGCGCTACGTCCATGTGCACGGGCCGACGTCGCGCGCGGAACTCACCACGAGCCTCGGGCTCAACCGCAGCACCATCGGCGCCCTCGCCACCGACCTGACCGCCTCCGGCCTGGTCACCGAGGAGGCGCCCACCGTCACCCGCCGGGCCGGGCGGCCCTCGCTGGTGGTCAGCCCCCGCTCCGCGGCGGTCTACGCGCTCGCGTTGAGCATCGAGGCCGACCTCGTGCGAGCTGCCCGCGTCGGTCTCGGCGGCCGGATCCTCGACGTGCGCGACGCGCCCCGCCCGCGCGGGTCGACGCTGCTCGGCGTCGTACCGTTGCTCGCCGGTCTGGCTCGTGAACTCACCCCCGAGGGCGACACGCTCTGTGCCGGCGGCGCGGTCGCGGTCGCGGACACCACCCGCGCCGACGACGGCACGCTCGACGTGGGGGTCGCCGACGAGGGGCTGACCGCGGCGCTCGAGGCGGCCCTGGTGGTGCCGTTCGAGCTCGGCGACCTGGCCGACCTGGCGGCGCTGGCCGAGCACACCCGCGGCGTGGCGGCGGGCATCGACGACGTGGTCTACCTGCACGGCGACGTCGGCGTCAGCGCGGGCATCGTCACCGGTGGCCGGTTGATCGTCGGGCACCGCGGGCACAGCGGCAAGGTGGGCCACATGGTGGTCAACCCGTCCGGACGGCGCTGCGGCTGCGGCTCGCGCGGGTGCTGGGAGACCGAGATCGGCACCGATCAGCTGCTACGCCTCGCGGCAACCCCGGCGGGCGACCGGCCGGGCGCCGAGCGGCCGGGCTTCGAAGGACTGCCGGGCTTCGAAGGACGGCTGGGCAACGAGCGGCTGGGCAACGAGCGGCTGGCGCCGATGGCGGCGTGCCGGCAGGTGATCGCCGCGGCCGAGGGTGGCGACGCGCGGGCGCGGGCGGCGCTGGACCGGGTGGGGGACTGGCTCGGGTTCGGCGTGGCCAACCTGGTCAACGTGTTCAACCCGGACATCGTGGTGTTCGGCGGCACGCTGAGTACGCTGGTCACCGCCGGGTGGGCGGCGATCCACCGGCGGCTGGACTCGATGGCGCTGCCCGCATCCCGCGAGCACCTGCAGGTACGGGCCTCGGCGCTGGGCGCCGACGCCGCGTTGATCGGTGCGGCCGAGCTGGCGTTCGAGCCGCTGCTCACCGATCCGCTGTCGGCCGCCGCGGCGCGTGTTGTTAACGCTCCCATACGGCCCGTCGGTGAGCAGCCGCCCGGAACGGGGCACCAGCCGCCCGGAGCGGGGCAACAGCCGCCCGGAACGGCGGAACAGCCGCCCGGGTCGGCGGAACAGCGGCCCGGGACGGCCGGGTAG
- a CDS encoding sugar-binding protein: protein MRNFLGKSVAVGAIAMLALTACGSGRDGDSSSSGGDSGSTKGFAANSLIGVALPAKTSENWVLAGDLFTSGLKEAGFQSDVQYAGASTTVADQQAQITSMTTKGAKVIVIGATDAAQLSTQVAAAHAAGAKVIAYDRLILNTADLDYYVAFDNFKVGQLQGQALLDGMKKKKPNGPYTIELFAGSPDDNNAGVFFNGAMDVLKPEIDKGNVVVGSGQKDVKQVAIQGWKAEGAQARMDQLLTSTYGSKTLDGVLSPNDTLARAIIQSVKSAGKPVPVVTGQDSEVESVKSIMNGEQYMTINKDTRNLVKETINMVKSLQAGSDPQINDTKSYNNGTKVVPTYLLPPVAVTKDNAAEAYANDPTLGPLTKK from the coding sequence GTGCGTAACTTCCTCGGCAAGTCGGTGGCCGTCGGCGCCATCGCGATGCTGGCATTGACCGCCTGTGGCTCCGGCCGCGACGGTGACAGCAGCAGCAGCGGCGGCGACAGCGGCTCCACCAAGGGCTTCGCGGCGAACTCGCTGATCGGTGTGGCGCTGCCCGCGAAGACCTCGGAGAACTGGGTCCTCGCCGGTGACCTGTTCACCAGCGGCCTGAAGGAGGCCGGCTTCCAGAGCGACGTGCAGTACGCCGGCGCGTCCACCACGGTTGCCGACCAGCAGGCCCAGATCACCTCGATGACGACCAAGGGTGCCAAGGTCATCGTCATCGGCGCGACCGACGCCGCGCAGCTGTCGACCCAGGTCGCCGCGGCCCACGCCGCCGGTGCCAAGGTCATCGCGTACGACCGCCTGATCCTGAACACCGCCGACCTCGACTACTACGTCGCGTTCGACAACTTCAAGGTCGGCCAGCTCCAGGGCCAGGCCCTGCTGGACGGCATGAAGAAGAAGAAGCCGAACGGCCCGTACACCATCGAGCTGTTCGCGGGCTCGCCCGACGACAACAACGCCGGTGTGTTCTTCAACGGTGCGATGGACGTGCTCAAGCCGGAGATCGACAAGGGCAACGTCGTCGTCGGCTCGGGTCAGAAGGACGTCAAGCAGGTTGCCATCCAGGGCTGGAAGGCCGAGGGTGCGCAGGCCCGCATGGACCAGCTGCTGACCTCGACCTACGGCAGCAAGACGCTGGACGGTGTGCTGTCCCCGAACGACACCCTGGCCCGCGCGATCATCCAGTCGGTCAAGAGCGCCGGCAAGCCCGTCCCCGTGGTGACCGGTCAGGACTCCGAGGTTGAGTCCGTCAAGTCGATCATGAACGGCGAGCAGTACATGACGATCAACAAGGACACCCGCAACCTGGTGAAGGAGACCATCAACATGGTCAAGTCCCTCCAGGCCGGCAGTGACCCGCAGATCAACGACACCAAGTCGTACAACAACGGCACCAAGGTCGTCCCGACCTACCTGCTGCCGCCGGTCGCCGTGACCAAGGACAACGCGGCCGAGGCGTACGCGAACGACCCCACGCTGGGCCCGCTCACCAAGAAGTGA
- the mmsB gene encoding multiple monosaccharide ABC transporter permease: MSRFKDLQKNLFGGTTSNARQFGMIFTLVAIILLFQFLTARNANVGFGDGLTLRSDNLMALLQQNSYILILAIGMLMVIVAGHIDLSVGSVAAFTGILVAKSMAEWSFPWPVAILFGLVIGAVIGAWQGFWVAYVGVPAFIVTLAGMLLFRGANQFVGNAQSIPVPTGFQKIGGGYLPEIGPDTGYNNLTLLLGLAACVAVVWRELQSRRTRREMNAEPAPFWVAIVRMAIMVLVIVFVTLRFAGGRVGTSFPISGLIMVVLVLIYAFYTRNTAGGRHIYAVGGNSRAAELSGVKLKRVNFFVMMNMSILASLAGMIYVARAAASGPQDGLNWELDAIAAVFIGGAAVSGGIGTILGSIVGGLVMAVLNNGLQLLGVGTDRVQIIKGLVLLLAVALDVYNKSQGRFSIIGTLMRPFRRDEPSAPAQPSDASAPPAKTTVAG, encoded by the coding sequence ATGAGCCGATTCAAGGACCTTCAGAAGAACCTGTTCGGAGGCACGACCTCCAACGCCCGCCAGTTCGGCATGATCTTCACCCTGGTGGCGATCATCCTGCTGTTCCAGTTCCTGACCGCGCGCAACGCGAACGTGGGCTTCGGGGACGGCCTGACGCTGCGCTCCGACAACCTGATGGCGCTGCTGCAGCAGAACTCCTACATCTTGATCCTGGCCATCGGCATGCTGATGGTGATCGTGGCCGGCCACATCGACCTGTCGGTCGGCTCGGTCGCCGCGTTCACCGGCATCCTGGTCGCCAAGTCCATGGCCGAGTGGTCGTTCCCGTGGCCGGTGGCGATCCTGTTCGGCCTGGTGATCGGCGCGGTCATCGGTGCCTGGCAGGGCTTCTGGGTCGCGTACGTCGGGGTCCCGGCGTTCATCGTGACGCTGGCCGGCATGCTGCTGTTCCGCGGCGCCAACCAGTTCGTCGGCAACGCGCAGAGCATCCCGGTGCCGACCGGCTTCCAGAAGATCGGTGGCGGCTACCTGCCCGAGATCGGCCCGGACACCGGCTACAACAACCTGACGCTGCTGCTGGGCCTCGCCGCCTGCGTGGCGGTCGTGTGGCGGGAGCTGCAGTCCCGTCGTACCCGCCGCGAGATGAACGCCGAGCCCGCGCCGTTCTGGGTGGCGATCGTGCGGATGGCCATCATGGTCCTCGTCATCGTCTTCGTGACGCTGCGCTTCGCGGGTGGCCGGGTCGGCACCAGCTTCCCCATCTCCGGCCTGATCATGGTGGTGCTGGTCCTGATCTACGCCTTCTACACCCGTAACACCGCGGGCGGCCGGCACATCTACGCGGTGGGTGGCAACTCGCGCGCCGCCGAGCTGTCCGGTGTGAAGCTCAAGCGGGTCAACTTCTTCGTCATGATGAACATGTCGATCCTGGCGTCGCTGGCGGGCATGATCTACGTGGCCCGCGCCGCCGCCTCCGGTCCCCAGGACGGTCTGAACTGGGAGCTCGACGCGATCGCGGCCGTGTTCATCGGTGGCGCGGCGGTCTCCGGCGGTATCGGTACGATCCTCGGCTCCATCGTCGGTGGTCTGGTCATGGCCGTGCTCAACAACGGCCTCCAGCTGCTCGGTGTGGGCACCGACCGGGTCCAGATCATCAAGGGCCTGGTGCTGCTGCTCGCGGTCGCGCTGGACGTCTACAACAAGAGCCAGGGGCGCTTCTCGATCATCGGGACCCTGATGCGCCCGTTCCGCCGGGACGAACCCTCTGCCCCGGCACAACCGTCCGACGCGAGCGCTCCGCCCGCCAAGACGACGGTGGCCGGCTGA